The following are from one region of the Hymenobacter radiodurans genome:
- a CDS encoding sulfite exporter TauE/SafE family protein produces MLTLAISWEQIWEVVSSAQTFYLFVAIGFAAQLIDGLLGMGYGVVTAISLMSLNMSPATVSASIHTAEMFASGASGYSHYRLGNVNRRLFRALLVPGVLGAVSGAFLLSYFGEHFSAWVKPTLAVYLLLLGLRILRQAFQQPGPSRPVKHIGWLAGAGGFLDSFGGGGWGPLVTSTLLMRGRAPQYVIGSVSLTEFFVTFSSALTFFATLGFSHWQVVLGLIVGGLAAAPLAARLAGNLPVRWMFAGVGLMVIVWSLWTIYRALS; encoded by the coding sequence ATGTTGACACTGGCTATTTCCTGGGAGCAGATATGGGAAGTGGTCAGCAGTGCCCAGACATTCTATCTTTTCGTAGCTATTGGGTTTGCGGCCCAACTCATCGATGGGTTGTTAGGCATGGGCTACGGCGTGGTCACGGCTATTAGTCTGATGTCATTGAATATGTCGCCGGCGACGGTGAGCGCGAGTATTCATACGGCGGAGATGTTTGCCAGTGGCGCTTCCGGCTACAGTCATTACCGGCTTGGCAACGTCAATCGGCGCTTGTTTAGGGCGTTGCTGGTGCCGGGTGTGCTGGGGGCCGTAAGCGGGGCATTTCTGCTTTCTTATTTTGGTGAGCATTTCTCCGCCTGGGTAAAGCCTACCCTAGCAGTGTACCTATTGCTCCTAGGGTTGCGCATTCTGCGACAGGCTTTTCAGCAGCCGGGGCCTTCTCGCCCCGTAAAGCATATTGGTTGGCTGGCCGGCGCGGGGGGCTTTTTAGACTCATTCGGTGGCGGCGGCTGGGGACCGTTGGTTACCAGCACGTTGCTTATGCGAGGCCGCGCCCCCCAATATGTTATCGGTTCTGTCAGCCTCACCGAGTTTTTTGTCACCTTCTCCAGCGCGCTCACCTTTTTTGCCACCCTAGGCTTTTCGCACTGGCAGGTAGTATTGGGGCTAATCGTGGGAGGCTTAGCGGCGGCTCCTTTGGCGGCGCGCCTGGCCGGAAATCTACCCGTCCGTTGGATGTTTGCGGGCGTGGGCCTGATGGTTATTGTCTGGAGCCTTTGGACTATCTATAGAGCCTTGAGTTAA
- a CDS encoding PRC-barrel domain-containing protein has translation MEPTSAPIPPAEGMHLRRLRDLTDFEVADSSPDVRGWSVRGADGQKFGEVAELIVEEDALKVRYLDIELSSNLRINKNERHILLPIGVAALDEEGDNVFVPALTMESVLEYPPYSEIQISRDYEEAMLRALKLPLPETGSETFYNQPSYDEQRFYQNRRPAELNAFRRRDQNGNIV, from the coding sequence ATGGAACCAACTTCTGCCCCTATTCCACCTGCCGAGGGTATGCACCTACGCCGTCTGCGCGACCTGACCGATTTTGAAGTAGCAGATAGTAGCCCCGATGTACGCGGCTGGAGCGTGCGCGGCGCCGACGGACAGAAATTTGGCGAAGTAGCAGAGCTGATAGTGGAAGAAGACGCGCTGAAAGTGCGCTACCTCGATATTGAACTGAGCAGCAACCTGCGCATCAACAAGAACGAGCGTCATATTCTGCTGCCCATTGGCGTAGCTGCCTTGGACGAAGAGGGGGATAACGTGTTTGTCCCGGCCCTGACGATGGAATCGGTATTGGAATATCCGCCTTATTCCGAGATTCAAATCAGCCGCGACTACGAAGAGGCGATGCTGCGGGCCCTGAAGCTGCCGTTACCCGAAACTGGTTCTGAGACTTTCTACAATCAGCCTTCCTACGATGAGCAGCGCTTCTATCAGAACCGTCGGCCTGCCGAGTTAAACGCTTTTCGCCGCCGTGACCAGAACGGAAATATTGTCTAG